Proteins encoded by one window of Rutidosis leptorrhynchoides isolate AG116_Rl617_1_P2 chromosome 7, CSIRO_AGI_Rlap_v1, whole genome shotgun sequence:
- the LOC139856930 gene encoding BEL1-like homeodomain protein 2: MSQDYIFNFQHGFERSSGQDPIRRELQEVDDGGGLPTVYESGAAGMLSEMFNFPASIGSNNSASELLMNQINYQQQQQQQQHQQQQQQQLQQRGNINNQQRSTTVGDWYGNSSNNHAAMQLFITNPSHESSSNSPSATSSTLHMLLPNSTLQHQGHFGQFTWGGGHGGGGASHEGETTNVGGVEGLSLSLSSSLQHLEAATKVEDMRIGDHDSSSASGMLYFNDSYNRNLQMGQTHHPVHIGFGSSTLGAVKVLRNSIYVKPAQELLEEFCSVGRGHLKKHKSGSIHNNPNINPTNSGGGGGGGDGGGGGVSLTSAERIEHQRRKVKLSSMLDEVDRRYNHYCEQMQMVVNSFDLVMGFGAAVPYTALAQKAMSRHFRCLKDAITASLKHSCEILGEKDAGSLGVTKGETPRLKLLELSLRQQRAFNQMGMMEQEAWRPQRGLPERSVNILRAWLFEHFLHPYPSDADKHLLARQTGLSRNQVSNWFINARVRLWKPMVEEMYQQEGKEEEEEEDGDHNQIHDNNQTGSENNNIINDKLQTPNNNINYKNGPFSSSSSATLAQTPMHPPPPPSYTKRSEFNDPENDPSILAINTQTSSSEIHATAMSPSFPDTVDDTSDDIGSSTLIRFGTTSGDVSLTLGLRHAGNLPETSFSFGGC, encoded by the exons ATGTCACAAGATTATATATTCAATTTCCAACATGGGTTCGAAAGATCTTCGGGTCAAGATCCGATCCGAAGAGAATTACAAGAAGTAGACGATGGTGGTGGTTTACCGACAGTTTACGAGTCAGGTGCCGCCGGGATGTTATCGGAGATGTTTAATTTCCCGGCTTCCATTGGTTCTAATAACTCGGCCTCCGAATTATTAATGAACCAAATCAACtaccagcaacagcaacagcaacagcagcaccagcaacaacaacaacaacaacttcaacaacgtggtaatattaataatcaacAACGGTCAACAACTGTCGGAGATTGGTATGGAAATAGTAGTAATAATCATGCTGCAATGCAACTTTTTATAACAAATCCATCACATGAATCTTCTTCAAATTCTCCTTCAGCTACATCTTCAACCCTACATATGTTACTTCCCAATTCTACCCTTCAacatcaagggcattttggtcaattcacaTGGGGTGGTGGCCATGGTGGAGGTGGTGCATCTCATGAAGGTGAAACAACAAACGTGGGTGGTGTTGAAGGCCTTTCACTTTCATTATCCTCAAGTTTACAACATTTAGAAGCTGCAACTAAAGTTGAAGATATGAGGATTGGTGACCATGATTCATCATCTGCAAGTGGGATGTTGTACTTTAATGATAGTTATAACCGAAATTTGCAAATGGGTCAAACCCATCATCCGGTTCATATCGGGTTCGGGTCTTCTACTTTAGGAGCTGTGAAAGTGCTAAGAAATTCAATATATGTTAAACCAGCCCAAGAGTTACTTGAAGAATTTTGTAGTGTTGGAAGAGGTCATTTAAAGAAACATAAATCTGGGTCAATACATAATAATCCAAATATAAATCCGACCAatagtggtggtggtggcggcggcggtgatggtggtggtggtggtgtatctTTAACATCTGCTGAGAGAATTGAACATCAAAGAAGAAAGGTCAAACTTTCATCCATGCTTGATGAG GTTGATCGTAGATACAATCACTACTGTGAACAGATGCAAATGGTGGTGAATTCATTTGATTTAGTGATGGGATTTGGCGCGGCAGTACCATACACCGCCTTAGCACAAAAAGCTATGTCTCGCCATTTTCGTTGCTTAAAAGATGCAATAACAGCCTCATTAAAGCATAGTTGTGAAATATTAGGGGAGAAAGATGCCGGCTCGTTGGGGGTTACTAAAGGTGAGACACCAAGACTTAAATTGTTGGAACTAAGCCTTAGACAACAAAGGGCATTCAATCAAATGGGCATGATGGAACAAGAAGCTTGGAGACCTCAAAGAGGCTTGCCTGAACGTTCGGTTAATATATTAAGAGCTTGGCTGTTTGAGCACTTTTTACACCC GTATCCAAGTGATGCTGATAAACACTTATTGGCAAGACAAACCGGGCTATCTAGAAATCAG GTGTCAAATTGGTTCATAAATGCAAGGGTCCGGTTGTGGAAACCCATGGTGGAAGAAATGTACCAACAAGAaggcaaagaagaagaagaagaagaagatggtgATCATAATCAAATTCATGATAACAACCAAACTGGATCAGAAAACAACAATATAATTAATGATAAATTACAAACACCCAACAACAACATTAATTACAAAAATGGTCCCTTTTCATCATCCTCTTCTGCTACACTAGCACAAACTCCGATGCATCCACCACCACCTCCGTCATACACAAAAAGATCCGAATTCAATGACCCGGAAAATGACCCGTCAATTCTTGCAATCAATACACAAACCTCCTCCTCAGAAATTCATGCAACTGCCATGTCACCATCTTTTCCGGACACCGTGGACGATACTTCTGATGACATTGGTTCATCAACATTGATAAGATTTGGTACTACTTCTGGTGACGTGTCACTTACGTTAGGGTTACGTCATGCCGGAAACCTTCCGGAGACTTCTTTTTCATTTGGAGGGTGTTAA